A region from the Algoriphagus machipongonensis genome encodes:
- a CDS encoding YdeI/OmpD-associated family protein: MADFKASLENFDFNHWSYHVPVPDAISEEFLTENNRRVMVTVNHQGPWHMALMKGKNYWYLLINKELRNELNLEKGDVLSIHLERDYSEFGHDLPEEFQVLLDQDEEGNKFFRSLTPGKQRSLVYIVTKVKNPESRMKKSLAIMHHLKLAKGKLDFKQLNELIKYYNNL; the protein is encoded by the coding sequence ATGGCAGATTTCAAAGCAAGTTTAGAAAATTTTGATTTTAATCATTGGAGCTATCATGTTCCAGTACCCGATGCCATTTCTGAAGAGTTTTTAACAGAGAATAACAGAAGAGTTATGGTCACAGTAAATCATCAGGGACCATGGCATATGGCCTTGATGAAAGGTAAAAACTATTGGTATTTATTAATCAATAAAGAATTAAGAAACGAGCTAAACCTTGAAAAAGGAGATGTGCTTTCCATTCATTTAGAAAGAGATTATAGTGAGTTTGGCCATGATTTACCGGAGGAATTTCAGGTTTTGCTTGACCAAGATGAGGAAGGAAATAAGTTTTTCAGGTCTCTTACTCCCGGTAAACAAAGAAGTTTGGTTTATATCGTTACCAAAGTAAAAAACCCAGAAAGCCGAATGAAGAAATCATTGGCAATTATGCATCATCTCAAATTGGCTAAAGGCAAGCTGGACTTTAAGCAGCTTAATGAGTTGATTAAATACTACAACAATCTTTAA
- a CDS encoding LamB/YcsF family protein: protein MNKAPEINCDLGEGISHEADIFPWIDAASIACGGHFGDKNTISKSLDLAIQFNTKVGAHPSYPDPENFGRKSIKIAPTELLDSLREQIDLFVEIAQLKGLPMDHIKLHGALYNDAAKNPGLAELLSNFLTLNYPNVPIFTSPNSELEKFSLKKLIPIRKEVFADRAYNPDFSLVSRNVEGALFTDIEQIKNHLTPLLEKGYISAINGSKLPISADTLCFHGDNPGLVHFLPEIRKIWW from the coding sequence ATGAATAAAGCACCTGAAATAAATTGTGATCTTGGCGAAGGCATAAGTCATGAAGCAGATATTTTCCCTTGGATAGATGCGGCAAGTATTGCCTGTGGGGGCCACTTTGGAGATAAAAATACTATTTCTAAAAGTCTGGATCTTGCAATTCAGTTCAACACCAAGGTTGGTGCTCACCCCTCCTATCCAGATCCAGAAAATTTCGGGCGAAAATCCATTAAAATTGCCCCAACAGAACTACTTGATTCCTTACGAGAGCAAATAGATTTATTTGTAGAAATCGCCCAATTAAAAGGTCTTCCCATGGATCACATTAAACTTCATGGCGCACTGTATAATGATGCTGCAAAAAACCCAGGGCTAGCCGAATTATTATCAAACTTCTTAACTCTTAATTATCCGAACGTTCCAATTTTCACCTCTCCAAATTCAGAGTTAGAAAAATTCTCCCTTAAAAAACTTATTCCAATAAGAAAAGAGGTATTCGCTGACAGAGCCTATAACCCTGATTTTTCTTTGGTCTCGAGGAATGTCGAAGGAGCCCTGTTCACAGATATCGAGCAGATCAAAAACCACTTAACGCCTTTATTAGAAAAAGGATACATCAGTGCTATTAACGGATCGAAACTCCCCATTTCAGCTGACACCCTTTGTTTTCATGGAGACAACCCAGGATTGGTTCATTTCTTACCAGAAATTCGTAAAATTTGGTGGTAA
- a CDS encoding response regulator codes for MILVKKPINILVAEDDDDDKLLIIKAFQKTLPKENVICVEDGEALLHYLNRVAPYDAIDQFPIPDIILLDLNMPKKDGRAALAEIKSHDDFKKIPVIIFTTSNLKDDIEVTYKMGSNSFITKPGSFEGLVKVAKEIENYWSNTVKLPA; via the coding sequence ATGATACTCGTGAAAAAACCAATTAACATACTGGTTGCTGAGGATGATGATGATGACAAATTATTAATTATCAAGGCTTTCCAAAAAACACTTCCTAAAGAAAACGTTATCTGTGTGGAAGATGGAGAAGCATTACTGCATTATTTAAACCGAGTTGCACCTTATGATGCGATCGACCAATTCCCTATTCCTGATATTATCTTATTGGACTTAAACATGCCCAAGAAAGATGGTAGAGCGGCTTTGGCAGAAATAAAGAGCCATGATGACTTTAAAAAAATCCCTGTAATCATCTTTACTACATCTAACCTTAAAGATGATATCGAAGTAACCTACAAAATGGGTTCAAATAGCTTTATCACCAAACCAGGATCATTTGAAGGCTTGGTTAAAGTCGCAAAAGAAATTGAAAATTATTGGTCCAACACAGTAAAATTGCCTGCCTAA
- a CDS encoding 30S ribosomal protein THX: MGKGDMKTKKGKVNRGTFGASRPRKSANKIALQKKYEIKKK; the protein is encoded by the coding sequence ATGGGAAAAGGAGATATGAAAACTAAGAAAGGAAAAGTTAATAGGGGGACATTTGGAGCTAGCAGGCCTAGAAAATCTGCAAATAAAATAGCACTTCAAAAAAAATACGAAATCAAAAAGAAATAG
- the pxpB gene encoding 5-oxoprolinase subunit PxpB, whose protein sequence is MKPKLFQITPILSEVSWDLPISDKLLQQQLQLKEDLQEEFKARIVETRMGFKTLSILWSKKVDTNFLEHWLSANQSDYHQIKLPTKTWQVPVCYSPSLGRDLESLAKIKDLKISELIEIHSSVKYRIHFYGFLPGFMYLEGLSKILHQARKSMPDGQVPAGSIAIGGSQTGIYPSESPGGWHLIGQTPIELFNPGKTPPVWAKPGEQIKFYSISLDEFDSFKQESPHPKWIE, encoded by the coding sequence ATGAAACCCAAACTTTTTCAAATCACACCAATTCTATCCGAAGTATCTTGGGATTTACCTATCTCAGACAAGCTTTTACAGCAGCAATTACAATTAAAGGAAGATTTACAAGAGGAGTTTAAAGCCAGGATTGTTGAAACAAGAATGGGATTTAAAACATTATCCATCCTTTGGAGTAAAAAGGTCGATACTAATTTTTTGGAGCATTGGCTATCAGCTAATCAATCTGATTATCATCAAATTAAATTGCCTACTAAAACTTGGCAAGTACCCGTATGCTATTCACCTTCATTAGGAAGAGATTTAGAAAGCCTTGCAAAAATTAAGGACCTAAAGATTTCTGAACTTATTGAGATTCACAGTTCTGTTAAATATAGAATACACTTTTACGGCTTTTTACCAGGCTTTATGTATTTAGAAGGCCTTTCAAAAATTTTACATCAAGCTAGGAAGTCAATGCCTGATGGCCAGGTCCCCGCCGGTTCCATAGCAATTGGAGGAAGCCAAACCGGTATTTACCCAAGCGAAAGCCCCGGCGGATGGCACTTGATAGGTCAAACCCCAATCGAATTATTTAATCCAGGTAAGACTCCACCAGTTTGGGCAAAACCGGGAGAACAAATTAAATTCTATTCAATTTCTTTAGATGAGTTTGATTCATTCAAACAAGAGTCTCCCCACCCAAAATGGATAGAATGA
- a CDS encoding hybrid sensor histidine kinase/response regulator: protein MSTDTIRILYVDDDPDDLLLFSTILKKNKGTNYQIESASTYEEALEKANEVFDVFLVDYKLGKETGLELIQEIKAKQKHVPVIMLTGMNTGTIDQEALQVGASDYLIKGEFDARTLDRTLRYAIRDSQLMESLDKAAVKFRSIFERAGDPFLLMDSSSKILEANPIFINKFGMEPHSEDSGKGYYFTDLFRYEDPKLMLMEVLGKKSEVYDLEAELKINSENSINALISIVKQDTNLFQVLIKDLTAMKAKEEEELNLKKFSSTGRIARLLAHEVKNPLTTIVLSADQLKMELPEEVLEESGDLIEVIQRNCNRINQLVTQLLESTRFSELDISNQSINELLDQALEQVKDRIEIKGFEIIKDYQDELCDIDVDSEKVKIALINLLVNAVEAMPERGGKLTLKTYIKNKQCRVEIKDNGVGIPKENLERLFEPFFTSKDSGSGLGLTNTQNIILSHGGSIRVKSEVGKGTAFLISFNLSSS, encoded by the coding sequence ATGAGTACAGATACCATTCGAATTTTATATGTAGATGATGATCCGGATGATTTATTACTTTTCTCAACAATTCTAAAGAAAAATAAGGGTACAAATTACCAAATCGAATCGGCCTCAACCTATGAGGAGGCACTTGAAAAAGCCAATGAGGTTTTCGATGTATTTTTAGTGGATTATAAGTTAGGTAAAGAGACTGGGTTAGAACTAATCCAAGAAATAAAGGCTAAGCAAAAACATGTACCAGTGATCATGCTTACAGGCATGAATACAGGCACAATAGACCAGGAGGCTCTACAAGTTGGTGCTTCTGATTACCTGATAAAGGGAGAGTTTGATGCAAGAACCTTAGACAGAACCCTTAGGTATGCTATAAGAGATTCCCAATTAATGGAATCCCTAGATAAAGCTGCAGTCAAATTCCGATCAATATTTGAAAGAGCTGGTGATCCCTTCCTCCTGATGGATAGCTCAAGTAAGATTTTGGAAGCGAATCCTATTTTCATCAATAAATTTGGGATGGAACCTCATTCTGAGGACTCTGGAAAAGGTTATTACTTTACTGATTTGTTCCGATATGAAGATCCCAAATTGATGTTGATGGAGGTCTTGGGAAAAAAATCAGAAGTCTATGATTTAGAAGCGGAACTCAAGATTAACAGTGAGAACTCCATAAATGCCTTGATCAGCATTGTCAAACAAGACACCAATTTATTTCAAGTACTGATCAAGGATTTGACAGCGATGAAAGCTAAGGAGGAAGAGGAACTAAACTTAAAAAAGTTTTCATCAACAGGTAGAATCGCAAGGCTATTAGCTCATGAAGTCAAAAATCCTTTGACAACCATAGTCCTATCAGCAGATCAACTCAAAATGGAGCTTCCTGAGGAAGTATTGGAAGAAAGTGGAGATTTGATAGAGGTAATACAAAGAAATTGCAATAGGATTAACCAATTGGTTACTCAGCTTCTGGAAAGTACCCGATTTAGTGAACTTGACATCTCCAATCAATCTATCAATGAATTGCTTGACCAGGCTTTAGAACAAGTGAAAGATAGGATTGAGATTAAGGGCTTCGAAATCATCAAGGATTATCAGGATGAGCTTTGTGATATTGATGTGGATTCTGAAAAAGTAAAGATCGCATTGATCAATCTTCTAGTAAATGCTGTGGAAGCAATGCCAGAAAGAGGTGGGAAACTAACTTTGAAAACCTACATTAAAAACAAACAGTGCCGTGTTGAAATAAAAGACAATGGAGTAGGTATTCCTAAAGAAAATCTGGAAAGACTTTTTGAACCGTTTTTCACTAGTAAAGATTCAGGATCGGGACTAGGCTTAACCAATACTCAAAACATTATATTAAGTCATGGAGGGTCCATCCGTGTAAAAAGTGAAGTTGGAAAAGGAACAGCTTTTCTGATAAGTTTTAACCTGAGTTCTTCCTAA